In Oceanobacillus sp. FSL K6-2867, one DNA window encodes the following:
- a CDS encoding nicotinate-nucleotide adenylyltransferase: protein MERIGILGGTFDPPHLGHLLIAEEVRLAMDLREIWFIPTYTPPHKTASKTSAEDRIQMLELATESNPHFKVNTIEIEHTGKSYTVNTMRELQKLHPEKEFYFIIGADMVEYLPHWHKVDELFSLVRFVGVKRSGYQLDTNYPITEIDIPMIDISSSMLRNWLRRKRSVHYIVPEPVISYIKEKDLYE from the coding sequence ATGGAACGGATTGGAATATTGGGTGGAACTTTTGATCCCCCGCATTTAGGACATTTATTGATTGCCGAGGAAGTAAGGCTAGCGATGGACCTACGGGAAATATGGTTTATCCCTACCTATACCCCACCACATAAAACAGCATCGAAGACAAGTGCCGAGGATAGGATTCAAATGCTGGAGTTAGCGACTGAGAGCAATCCTCATTTTAAAGTAAATACAATTGAAATAGAACATACAGGTAAATCATATACTGTTAATACGATGAGAGAATTGCAAAAATTACATCCAGAAAAAGAATTTTATTTTATTATTGGAGCAGATATGGTTGAATATTTACCCCACTGGCATAAAGTGGATGAATTATTTTCACTCGTGCGCTTTGTAGGAGTAAAACGATCGGGATATCAGCTTGATACAAACTATCCGATTACCGAAATTGACATTCCAATGATTGATATCTCCTCGTCGATGCTTAGAAATTGGCTGCGCAGGAAGAGATCGGTTCA
- the yhbY gene encoding ribosome assembly RNA-binding protein YhbY: MLTGKQKRFLRAEAHHLKPIFQVGKIGVNDNMIEQIGEALEKRELLKVSVLQNCMEDKDSVAEQIAAGTDAHIVQIIGNQIVLYKESKENKQLQLP; this comes from the coding sequence ATGTTAACAGGTAAACAAAAACGTTTTTTACGAGCTGAAGCACACCATTTGAAGCCAATTTTTCAAGTTGGAAAAATTGGTGTTAACGATAACATGATTGAACAAATAGGAGAAGCTTTAGAAAAAAGAGAATTGCTTAAAGTAAGTGTTTTGCAAAATTGTATGGAAGATAAGGATTCAGTCGCTGAACAGATTGCAGCTGGAACGGATGCTCACATTGTTCAAATCATAGGAAATCAGATTGTGCTTTATAAAGAGTCAAAGGAAAATAAACAACTGCAATTACCGTAA